A region of Paucidesulfovibrio longus DSM 6739 DNA encodes the following proteins:
- a CDS encoding TRAP transporter TatT component family protein: MTRPKFAPPALAALILACLAMTGCGALMRGAASPIMENLSSSVKRQQDLETVRQGIPSYLIFMDALVQGSPDDEDTLAAASGLLTAYAVAFTLDGDPERARLMTAKARDYAIRALSERSDDFARLWDKPAAEFGPVPASLDKGDLKYIHAAVNAWGAYIKARPGSWTDVADVPKLQALAERMLQLDETYADGAPHVLMGILQTLLPPAYGGKPEQARAHFERAIEISKGADLLTYVTFAKSYARPLQDRELHDRLLAHVMDTPADVQPDLALQNTLAKREAAVLLQEADDFF, translated from the coding sequence TTGACGCGCCCCAAGTTCGCCCCCCCGGCCCTCGCGGCCCTGATCCTCGCCTGCCTGGCCATGACCGGCTGCGGCGCGCTGATGCGCGGGGCCGCCTCCCCGATCATGGAGAACCTCTCGTCCTCGGTGAAGCGCCAGCAGGATCTGGAAACCGTGCGCCAGGGCATTCCCTCCTATCTGATCTTCATGGACGCCCTGGTCCAAGGCTCGCCCGACGACGAGGACACCCTGGCCGCCGCCTCCGGCCTGCTCACGGCCTACGCCGTGGCCTTCACCCTCGACGGCGACCCGGAACGGGCCAGGCTGATGACCGCCAAGGCCCGCGACTACGCCATACGCGCCCTTTCCGAGCGCAGCGACGATTTCGCCCGGCTCTGGGACAAGCCCGCCGCCGAATTCGGCCCGGTGCCCGCCAGCCTGGACAAGGGCGACCTCAAATACATCCACGCGGCCGTCAATGCCTGGGGCGCGTACATCAAGGCCCGGCCCGGCTCCTGGACCGACGTGGCCGACGTGCCCAAGCTCCAGGCCCTGGCCGAACGCATGCTCCAGCTCGACGAGACCTACGCCGACGGCGCGCCCCATGTGCTCATGGGCATCCTCCAGACCCTGCTGCCGCCCGCCTACGGCGGCAAGCCCGAACAAGCCCGCGCGCATTTCGAGCGGGCCATCGAAATTTCCAAGGGGGCCGATCTGCTGACCTACGTGACCTTCGCCAAGAGCTACGCGCGCCCCCTTCAGGACCGCGAACTGCACGACAGGCTCCTGGCCCACGTCATGGACACGCCCGCGGACGTGCAGCCCGATCTGGCCCTGCAGAACACCCTGGCAAAGCGGGAGGCCGCCGTGCTCCTGCAGGAGGCGGACGACTTCTTCTAG